Part of the Solibacillus isronensis genome, CGATAAAATCTTCTTTGGATTCTTTGAAATTGCTGTTAATCCAATTTTGTATAAGCCCGTAAAATCCATAAGCCGTATATCTTTTAAAGTAATCCATGTTTACTGGGATATTATTGAGTGTTTGAAATATGAACTGTTCCCCGTAAATTTTTAATATTGTTTGAGGAAATCTTATATGGAAGCCTGCTAATGTATCGTCGTATTTAATGAGTTCAAAAAAATTCCGGTTATCATATATGTAAGAAATAATATTAAAAGATGGGGCACTTAATTTTGTCGTATATATTTTTTGACCAGGAGTGTACGGTTTTCCGGCCGATTCTTCTAATCCAGCAAGCATTGTTTCAAGCAATTCTTCTGCCAGTTGGATTTTATCCTGGTAATGCACATAAAACGTACTGCGATTGTATGATGCTTGATCGACAATATCTTTTACGGTAATGGCATGGTAACCCTTCTTTTTAATAAGCTCAATTAAAGCTAATTTAAAATGTTCTTTTGTTCGATTTTTTCGCTTGGATGTATCAATTTGGTTATTTTCCATCGTTACTCCTCCATCTGAAAAAGACAAAATATTAGTAAGTGTCTACTAATTATACATTTTACAATATTTTAATGATTGTTGAACTTATAGAAGTTGTTAAAATTAAATTGTAGAACAATGACACTTATTTCTGTTATTTTGTTTAATTTAACTTAAATATGTGCATTTTTAATGAAGCGATATACTAGGAGGAATAAAAGATGGGTAAATTACAAGGTAAAGTAGCAGTCATCACAGGTGGGGCATCAGGTATTGGTGCAGCTACAGCAAAATTATTTGTCTCTGAAGGTGCTAAAGTAGTACTAGTTGATTTAAATGAAGAAAAAGGTAAAGCTTTCGAAGCGGAATTGAAAGCGCTTAACGCGGACGCATTATTTGTTAAAGCAAATATTACAAGTGAAGAAGAAGTAACAAATATATTCAAACAAACAATTGAAGCATTTGGGAAAGTGGATGTCGTATTTAACAATGCCGGCATCGGCCGTGTTTTCCCTTCACATGAATTGGAATATGCTGAATGGCGCAACACAGTTAATGTAGACTTGGATGGTGTATTCTTGGTAGCACGTGAAGCTATCCGTGAAATGCTGAAATCTGGCGGAGGGTCAATCATCAATACCGCTTCTATGTACGGCTGGGTTGGTTCACCAGGATCGGCAGCATACAATGCAGCAAAAGGTGGGGTTATTAACTTAACACGCTCACTTGCACTTGAATATGCAGAGCAAAATATTCGTGTGAACTCACTATGCCCAGGCTTCATTGACACACCGATTATTCCGGAAGAAAGCAAACAGGCATTAGCTTCAATGACACCGATGAAACGCCTTGGACAAGCTGAAGAAATGGCAAAAGCAGTATTATTTATGGCAAGTGACGATTCTTCATTCATGACCGGCAACAGCTTAACGGTTGATGGTGGATATACAGCTCAATAATTTCTGATTCAAAGCGCACTTTCATTTTGGAAGTGCGTTTTTTGTGTGCTGTTTTTATTAGAACAGTTGAGCGTGATATTAGAAAAAGTGTTGTCGATATTAGCAAATTCTAAAGTGATATTAGAACAAAGAGGACTCTTATTAGAACAATGGAAGGATTTATTAGAACATCGGCGTTTTATTAGAACAAATAAAAATATATTAGAACAATTTCATTTATATTAGAAAGTCTCGTCCGCTTCAATTCCTGCTAACCGTAACTAAATATTTCTGTTAGAATAAATTTACAGTAAATTCTAACAATTTAGGGGGCTTAGTATGGAGGAGATTCAAGAGAAGAACTTAAATGGCGATGCAATTACGAAATTGGACGAAATAGTGGAAACAATTTTAGGGGGAGATAAGGCCACTTTTACGCTGCGTGACCGGACATCTGGGGAGATTCTTTATACATACCGAGGGAATCGTTTAATGCGTCCTGCGTCCAATATGAAAATCCTGACGGGGGCGGCTGCAATCGCGGAGCTTGGAGTGGACTACCGGTTTAAGACAGAAATTTATATCGACGGAAATGTTGAAGACCACACGTTAAACGGGAATATATTCGTGAAAGGCTACGGTGACCCGACAATAAATGAAGCGACACTTAAGCATTTTGCAGAAGTTTTAAGGGAAAAAGGCATCCATCAGGTGAAGGGTAAGCTAATCGGGGATGATACATATTTCTCGGGTGATACATTGCCACCGGGTGTTGATGATGAAGGGGAAACCCATTATTACGGGGCCCGTATCTCGCCCATTACGATGTCACCGAATGACGATTTTGATGCGAGCACAATTATTGTGGAAGCAACTGCAGGGAATGTCGGAGAAAAGCCGAGTTTTAACGTCATCCCGCATTTAAGTGGTATGCAACTTTCTAATGAAGCAAAATCAGTAGACAAAAGTGCTGAAAACACATTGGAAATCCGCCGCATTAATAATACAAGTCAAATTATGATTACAGGTGAAATACCGGAAGGAGAAACGGCGAAAGTTTGGGTGTCCCACCAGGACCCTACGAAAAACACGCTGCTGTTTTTCAAAGAACTATGCAAAGATGCAGGCATCCGTTTTGAACAGGAAGAAAGCATTGATAGCGGCATAACGCCAAACCATGCAAAACTAATACACACGCATAAGTCTCGCTCAATCGCGGAGATGTTTTCAATTTTTATGAAATTAAGCAATAACAGCATCGCCGATATTTTCCTGAAAACGATGGGGAAACAAAAGCATGGAGTAGGCGATTACGAGCATGGTCTAAAAGTAATGCGCGCTTATTTGGAAAAGCAGCAAATTGATTTTTTGACGTGGCAATTTGCTGATGGTTCGGGCTTATCACATCATAACCGTCTGCACTCAAATGGTATATCCGAGCTGTTGTATGTGCTGCAAAAAGAACCGTATTTCCGGAACTTTTACGAATCACTTCCAGTTGGAGGGAATATAAACAGACTAGTTGGCGGAACATTAAAAGACCGCTTTTTAGAGCCGGAACTGCAACAGCGAATATTCGCTAAAACAGGCTATATTCATGAAGTGAATACATTATCAGGCTATGTAACAGGAAAAACCGGGAGAGACTACATTTTCTCGATTATGCTTGAAGGAAGGGAAGAGGGGATTCCGTTTTTGGATGAAGGGTTGAAGGCGATTATTGAGGTAGTATAAAAAACTAAAACAGTCTCAATTATTAGCTGTTGTCTAATAGTTGGAGACTGTTTATTAAGGCATTAAATATACTGATAAAATAATCCGTCACGAGTGTCAAACCAAATTAGTTTCCCGTGTTTTTTACGAGGAATCGTTGCCTGCAAAGACCATTCAGGGAACTGCTTGTACAATTGAATCTGATCACCTGTTGCCAGTGCGATAAATGATACGTAATGGTCTTTCGTCATTGGGTGGTCTGCAGAAATGGACCATTGCATATCGATTTCTTCTACACTTAGTTTTTGTTCGTCCGTAGCTTTTACAGCAGTTAATGGCTCTAATTTCCGTCCGCAGCACGAAACTGTAAAATTTCCTGTTGCTAAACCGATATTCGAACAGCTTGGACATACATAATAGCTTGAATTTTTCATATTACCTCCTACGAAAGCGTTTTGATTTATTTCACCTGTCAGTAAATTTTCTATTGGAATATCGAAGAGGGCAGCGAGCTGAGGGAGAAGTGTAATGTCAGGACATCCGATCCCTCTTTCCCATTTTGAAATGGTGCGGTCTGATAAAAACAGTGCATCTGCTACTTGTTTTTGTGTCATCCCTTTTCCCTTACGCAATGTATAAATTAATTGGCCAATTTTTTCATTATCCATTCGTTTCCCTCCTACTGTATTTAGCATAAAAGGATTGAAGTCGATTCGCAACAAACGGAACGTAGAGTTGGAATATGATAAATGGTATTTTGATACGCTGCTTCCAAATTTAATTACAACCGGGAGGCTCCAAAAGGAATTTCTCCTTTTGGTATAGTAATGAGAGAAACAATATAAAGGGGCTTGAGCAAATGAAAATTAGAGAAATGAAGCAAGAGGAAATTCAGGCAGTGCGTGTATTGCGTGTAAAAGGATATGGGGAATACGAACAGCACGTTTCACCAGAACACTGGGGTGTATTAAAAACCAGTCTGCTTTCGGATAACGACATTAAAAATAATGCCCAGATTTTCGTGGCCGAAACCGATGGAGCTATTGTCGGCAGCATCGTATTATTTCCTGCATCCACTCAAGCCTATGACTGGACGGATGATGTGCAGGAATTTCCAGAGATTCGCATGCTTTCTGTAGATCCTGATATTAGGGGGAAAGGCATCGGTCGGGCGTTAGTTGTTCATTGCCTCGAATTAGCGAAAGCAACAGGTTCCGAACAGATCGGGCTCCATACAGCTTCATTCATGACAAAAGCATCTGCTCTTTATGAAAGTATGGGCTTCCAACATGTTCCAGAACGCGACTTGGAACCATTGAATGACGGAATCATTGTGAAAGGCTATCAGCTCAACCTTCTTAGCTAATTGATTCAGTGGTGCGAATGGATTTTCCAATTCGATCTACATCAATTAGTGCCTCGTATGGGTATGTTAACCGCCAAGGGAAAAAATATAAATTCCAAGTAGAGGTTTTCGTCACTCCCTCCATATAAAAGCACAAAAACATCCACTTTTCTCCCCCCAGAGGAAAATGGATGTTTTTCAATTTGCCCCGGCGACTTCTTCAACTCACTAATCACTGCTTTTCCAATACCTTTCGTTCAATCAGTTCAACGCCTTTATACATAATCGTTGCCAATACAATAATAATGAGAAGCGCCAAGAATACTAACGTAAAGTTAAACACTTGGAACCCGGAAATAATAAGATAACCAAGACCGCTTGATGATACTAAAAACTCTCCGACAATAACCCCAACCCATGACAAGCCGACATTCACCTTTAAAGTAGAGATAATCGTCGGGGTAGAGGCAGGAAGAATAACATGCCGGAATGTTTCATATTTGGATGCCCGGAAAAGCTGCATTACCTTAATATAGTTTTCGTTTACTTGCTGAAAAGCTGAAAAAATAACGATGGTCGAAATAATAACTGAAATGAGCACACCCATTACTAGAACTGCAAGCATATTCGGTCCGAAAACAACGAGAATCATCGGTCCGATCGCTACTTTAGGCATTGCATTTAATACGACAAGATAGGGGTCCATTACATTGGCAAATGTTTTGGAAGACCATAAGGAAATCGCAAGCAATGTCCCAAGAAGAGTCCCTAATATAAAGCCGACAACGGTTTCGAACAATGTAATCGCAATATGCGGGAATAAGGTGCCGTCCGTTATTTTTGTGATAAATAGGCTCCCAACCGCACGTGGACTACTGAAAATGAGCGGATCCAGTATGCGGAAATGTGTCGTAATCTCCCAAAATAGAAGAAGGCCGACAAGGAGCAGTAATTGGAAAGAGAAAATTTTGCGTTTTTCACGTCGCCGTTTCTCATTATATTGCTGTTGCAGCTGTTCAATATTCATCCGAATCAAGCTCCTTCCATATTTCCTGGAATAGTACTTGGAAAGCAGGGGCATTTCTTGCTTCGAATGGTGTCAGTTCACGAACTTCCTGTGGGATGATGAAGCTTTTCACGATAGTCCCCGGACGAGGGCTAAAGATAAATACTTTATCACTCATCGCGATGGCTTCGCTAATATCATGCGTTACTAAAATAGTAGTCGTTGAAAATTGTTTCAATGTATCCGATACAAAGTTTTCAAGTGATAGTTTGGATCGGAAATCGAGTGCAGAAAACGGTTCATCAAGCAAAAGTAATGTTGGTTTCACGGCGAGTGTACGGGCAAGCGCAATACGTTGGCGCATTCCCCCTGAAAGCTGCGGCGGATAAAGCTTTTTCGTATGGGCCAATTCGAATTGTTCGAGCAATTCATCAACAATCGAGTGATCTTCTTCTTTTTTTAGCAGTTTCAAACCGAGTGCGACATTGTCTTCGATTGTTTTCCATGGAAACAAAAAATCCTGCTGAAGCATATAGCCGATTTCAACATCCGATTCAGCAAAATCAATCGAACCGGTTGTTGGTTTCAATAAGCCGGCCAGTAAAGAGAGCAGTGTGGATTTCCCACAGCCGCTCGGACCTAAAAAGGAGACAAATTCTCCTGAATTAACTGTAAAATTTACATCTTCAAGAGCTGTTGCGACTTGCTGTTCTTTAAAGAAATGATGGGTAACATTTTTCACTTCCAAATAAGTCATTTACTTCACAACCGCATCTGCAAATGACCGGTTTACTAAATCTTTGTATGCTGGCTCAAATTCCAGCACGCCTGCTTCGGTCATTACATCAAGTAGATTTTGGAATTCCTCTTCATCGATAATCGGATCTTTTGCAAAAGACTCCTGATCACGGTAACGCGTCACAACCTGCTCAATAATTTCTTGGTCTGTATCTTCAAAGTAAGGAGCAATCGCTTTTGCCACGTCAGCACTCGATGCTTCGTACACCCACTTTTGTGCTTTATAAAGGGCCTTCGTAAAACTATCCATCATTTCTTTTTCAGAGAATGTACTTTCTTTCGCCATAAATACCGTATATGGAATGGCGCCAAGCTCTTCGCCGAATGAAGCGACGATTTTTCCGATGCCTTGCTGTTCAAAAATACTTGCAGTCGGTTCGAAAAGTTGTACATAATCACCCGTACCTGAAGCAAAGGCGTTCGCAATATTAGCAAAGTCGATATTTTGAATCAAAGTTAAATCGTTTTGTGGATCAATCCCTTGTTTTTTCAGCACAAATTCGCCGGCCATTTGCGGCATTCCACCAACACGCTGACCTAAAAATGTGCTGCCTTTTAAACCATCCCAGCTAAAGTCAACATTCTGATCACGCGCGACTAAAAATGTTCCGTCTGTTTGCGTAAGCTGTGCAAAGTTAATTACTTTATCGTTCGGATTTTGCCCTGATACATAAACCGACGTTTCAGCTCCAATTAAGGCAATATCAATGCCATCCGATAAAAGCGCGGTCATCGTTTTGTCTCCACCAGGGATAGTTGACAGTTGAATCGATAAACCTTCATCTTCAAAAAAGCCCTCTTCAATCGCTGCATAAAGAGGAGCGTAGAAAATAGAACGGGTTACTTCGCCTACTTTTACTTCCTGTAAATCCTTCTGTCCACAGCCGACCAACAACAATAAAAGCCCAACGAAAAGGGCGGTTCTAAGCCATTTCATTTGGTCATCCTTTTCTCTAATAGTGTTGTTGTATCGTATGCAGTAAAGGGGTGAGAGGTGTTACTTCCATATTTCCATTTCACCATGCAAGGCGGTCATGGTACGATAAAGATAACTATTTAGTAAGGTGGAGAATGTTATGGATTTAAATCATCTGAAAGGACAGCTTGCAAAACCGCAGCCTCTGTTTTTAGGGGAAGACACTGCTTTTCGGTCGGCCGTGCTCATCCCGCTTGTAAAAAAACAGGGTGAGTGGCATATTTTGTTTGAGGTGCGTGCGTTAACAATGCGCAAACAACCTGGCGATATTAGCTTTCCGGGCGGAAAAATTGATGAGACGGATGAATCGCCGCTCGCTGCAGCGCTTCGGGAAACACATGAAGAGCTCGGAATCGATCAACAGTCGATTGAACTAATAGGCAATCTCAGTCCATTTGTTATATCACCGGCTTTTGTTGTCTATCCGTTCATCGGAATCATCGAGCAGTCGGAACTGAACACATTTAATAAGGATGAAGTCGAAGAACTGTTTACAGTCCCGTTAAACTGGTTGCTGACGCATGAGCCGTATGTGCATTATGTTCCGGTTGAACCGAAACCTCCGATTGATTTTCCGTATGATAAAATTGCGAACGGCGAAAATTACGAGTGGCGTTCAAGTCGAATGGAAGAATGGTTTTATGAATATGGAAAGTACACAATTTGGGGTTTAACCGCACGATTGTTAAAGCACTTTATTGAAAAATTAAAATAAAAATTTAGGTGTCTTCCTATTACCGGGGAGACGCCTTTTCCTTTGATTGCCTTAGATCATTAATAGTTTTGATGAGGCGGGAAAATATATAAATCCTATGTTAAAATCAGTGTATTGTTCTAATATTGACACGTAGAAAATGAAGAATCGTATATAGCTTAAATAAAGCGGTACAAAGAACAGAGAATCATAACAAACATAGAATCAGGAGGCATTTATGAAAGGGAAAAAGATGTTATATATAGGAGTTGTAGTGGCGATTGTGATTGCTACAGCTTTAGATATTGCGTTTAAAGGATTAGGTTATCAACTGCTGCAAAAAATAATTTCATAAGTCCGTAGTCACCCGTCGCATATTAAAAGCGGCGGGTTTTAATAAAAAAAGCAAACCTTTTTAAGAAAAGGCTTGCTTGAAAATCTACAAATTATAAAGCTGCGTATATTTATTCAGTAAGTAGTCGGCCAAATACTTTGCGGAAAGCGGTTCTCCGGTACCTTCCAATATTAACTCATTCGGTTTCTTCAATGCACCGAATTGATGGACTTTATTCGTTAGCCAATCTTTAATAGGTGCTAATTCTCCCCGTTCGCAAAGCTCATCGAAGTTCGGAATGTCCTGATCCATTGCAAATTTCCATTGCGCAGCATACATGAAACCTAGCGCATAGCTTGGGAAGTAGCCAAAGCTGCCGTCACTCCAGTGCATATCCTGCAGTACACCTTCTGCATCATTTTGCGGACGTATCCCTAAATATTCTTCGTATTTTTCATTCCAAACGCGCGGCAAATCTT contains:
- a CDS encoding ABC transporter substrate-binding protein → MKWLRTALFVGLLLLLVGCGQKDLQEVKVGEVTRSIFYAPLYAAIEEGFFEDEGLSIQLSTIPGGDKTMTALLSDGIDIALIGAETSVYVSGQNPNDKVINFAQLTQTDGTFLVARDQNVDFSWDGLKGSTFLGQRVGGMPQMAGEFVLKKQGIDPQNDLTLIQNIDFANIANAFASGTGDYVQLFEPTASIFEQQGIGKIVASFGEELGAIPYTVFMAKESTFSEKEMMDSFTKALYKAQKWVYEASSADVAKAIAPYFEDTDQEIIEQVVTRYRDQESFAKDPIIDEEEFQNLLDVMTEAGVLEFEPAYKDLVNRSFADAVVK
- a CDS encoding TetR/AcrR family transcriptional regulator, whose protein sequence is MENNQIDTSKRKNRTKEHFKLALIELIKKKGYHAITVKDIVDQASYNRSTFYVHYQDKIQLAEELLETMLAGLEESAGKPYTPGQKIYTTKLSAPSFNIISYIYDNRNFFELIKYDDTLAGFHIRFPQTILKIYGEQFIFQTLNNIPVNMDYFKRYTAYGFYGLIQNWINSNFKESKEDFIEEVIALSQTHIYSLKFVGKQNK
- a CDS encoding ABC transporter permease, whose product is MNIEQLQQQYNEKRRREKRKIFSFQLLLLVGLLLFWEITTHFRILDPLIFSSPRAVGSLFITKITDGTLFPHIAITLFETVVGFILGTLLGTLLAISLWSSKTFANVMDPYLVVLNAMPKVAIGPMILVVFGPNMLAVLVMGVLISVIISTIVIFSAFQQVNENYIKVMQLFRASKYETFRHVILPASTPTIISTLKVNVGLSWVGVIVGEFLVSSSGLGYLIISGFQVFNFTLVFLALLIIIVLATIMYKGVELIERKVLEKQ
- a CDS encoding GNAT family N-acetyltransferase, whose product is MKIREMKQEEIQAVRVLRVKGYGEYEQHVSPEHWGVLKTSLLSDNDIKNNAQIFVAETDGAIVGSIVLFPASTQAYDWTDDVQEFPEIRMLSVDPDIRGKGIGRALVVHCLELAKATGSEQIGLHTASFMTKASALYESMGFQHVPERDLEPLNDGIIVKGYQLNLLS
- a CDS encoding SDR family NAD(P)-dependent oxidoreductase, which gives rise to MGKLQGKVAVITGGASGIGAATAKLFVSEGAKVVLVDLNEEKGKAFEAELKALNADALFVKANITSEEEVTNIFKQTIEAFGKVDVVFNNAGIGRVFPSHELEYAEWRNTVNVDLDGVFLVAREAIREMLKSGGGSIINTASMYGWVGSPGSAAYNAAKGGVINLTRSLALEYAEQNIRVNSLCPGFIDTPIIPEESKQALASMTPMKRLGQAEEMAKAVLFMASDDSSFMTGNSLTVDGGYTAQ
- a CDS encoding NUDIX hydrolase, which gives rise to MDLNHLKGQLAKPQPLFLGEDTAFRSAVLIPLVKKQGEWHILFEVRALTMRKQPGDISFPGGKIDETDESPLAAALRETHEELGIDQQSIELIGNLSPFVISPAFVVYPFIGIIEQSELNTFNKDEVEELFTVPLNWLLTHEPYVHYVPVEPKPPIDFPYDKIANGENYEWRSSRMEEWFYEYGKYTIWGLTARLLKHFIEKLK
- a CDS encoding helix-turn-helix domain-containing protein yields the protein MDNEKIGQLIYTLRKGKGMTQKQVADALFLSDRTISKWERGIGCPDITLLPQLAALFDIPIENLLTGEINQNAFVGGNMKNSSYYVCPSCSNIGLATGNFTVSCCGRKLEPLTAVKATDEQKLSVEEIDMQWSISADHPMTKDHYVSFIALATGDQIQLYKQFPEWSLQATIPRKKHGKLIWFDTRDGLFYQYI
- a CDS encoding ABC transporter ATP-binding protein, which encodes MTYLEVKNVTHHFFKEQQVATALEDVNFTVNSGEFVSFLGPSGCGKSTLLSLLAGLLKPTTGSIDFAESDVEIGYMLQQDFLFPWKTIEDNVALGLKLLKKEEDHSIVDELLEQFELAHTKKLYPPQLSGGMRQRIALARTLAVKPTLLLLDEPFSALDFRSKLSLENFVSDTLKQFSTTTILVTHDISEAIAMSDKVFIFSPRPGTIVKSFIIPQEVRELTPFEARNAPAFQVLFQEIWKELDSDEY
- the dacB gene encoding D-alanyl-D-alanine carboxypeptidase/D-alanyl-D-alanine endopeptidase encodes the protein MEEIQEKNLNGDAITKLDEIVETILGGDKATFTLRDRTSGEILYTYRGNRLMRPASNMKILTGAAAIAELGVDYRFKTEIYIDGNVEDHTLNGNIFVKGYGDPTINEATLKHFAEVLREKGIHQVKGKLIGDDTYFSGDTLPPGVDDEGETHYYGARISPITMSPNDDFDASTIIVEATAGNVGEKPSFNVIPHLSGMQLSNEAKSVDKSAENTLEIRRINNTSQIMITGEIPEGETAKVWVSHQDPTKNTLLFFKELCKDAGIRFEQEESIDSGITPNHAKLIHTHKSRSIAEMFSIFMKLSNNSIADIFLKTMGKQKHGVGDYEHGLKVMRAYLEKQQIDFLTWQFADGSGLSHHNRLHSNGISELLYVLQKEPYFRNFYESLPVGGNINRLVGGTLKDRFLEPELQQRIFAKTGYIHEVNTLSGYVTGKTGRDYIFSIMLEGREEGIPFLDEGLKAIIEVV